Proteins found in one Methanofollis fontis genomic segment:
- a CDS encoding ABC transporter permease has product MNLPKIPLGDAVEVLVEWIEINLGFLLDGISEVLEFLIEGLRDLLLLLPAPVFIVLAAVVVWFVSKRNTLLAIGAALGLLLIWDLQLWSLAMETLALVIASTALALIIGIPVGIMAARSETVHAIVRPMLDFMQTMPAFVYLIPAVIFFGLGNVPGMIATVVFAMPPVIRLTALGILQVPVDLIELADAFGTTEQQKLIKVQLPLAMPTIMAGVNQCIMMALSMVVIAAMIGARGLGFKVLEGIQRLDIGVGFEGGLAIVILAIILDRVTQSLTAEQRTKKQ; this is encoded by the coding sequence ATGAACCTTCCCAAGATCCCGCTGGGCGATGCCGTCGAAGTTCTCGTCGAGTGGATCGAGATAAATCTGGGCTTTCTCCTGGACGGGATCAGTGAAGTGCTGGAATTTCTCATCGAAGGATTGAGGGATCTCCTCCTCCTGCTCCCTGCCCCGGTATTTATCGTTCTGGCGGCTGTTGTAGTGTGGTTTGTCAGCAAGAGAAATACCCTACTCGCCATCGGTGCGGCTCTCGGTCTCCTGCTCATCTGGGACCTGCAGCTCTGGTCGCTTGCCATGGAGACCCTGGCACTGGTCATCGCCTCGACGGCACTGGCCCTGATCATCGGCATCCCGGTCGGTATCATGGCCGCCCGCTCTGAGACGGTGCATGCCATTGTCAGGCCGATGCTGGACTTCATGCAGACGATGCCCGCCTTTGTTTACCTGATCCCGGCGGTCATCTTCTTCGGCCTCGGGAATGTGCCCGGCATGATTGCAACGGTGGTGTTTGCGATGCCCCCGGTGATCCGTCTGACGGCCCTGGGCATCCTGCAGGTGCCGGTGGATTTGATCGAACTTGCCGACGCCTTCGGGACCACAGAGCAGCAGAAGCTCATCAAGGTACAGCTCCCCCTTGCCATGCCCACGATCATGGCCGGGGTGAACCAGTGTATCATGATGGCCCTCTCGATGGTGGTGATCGCCGCCATGATCGGGGCGCGGGGCCTGGGCTTCAAGGTGCTCGAAGGGATCCAGCGCCTTGATATCGGTGTCGGGTTTGAGGGCGGGCTTGCGATCGTGATCCTCGCCATCATCCTGGACCGGGTGACCCAGAGCCTGACGGCAGAGCAGAGAACAAAAAAACAGTAA